Proteins from a single region of Amorphus orientalis:
- a CDS encoding aspartate/glutamate racemase family protein has protein sequence MTPIGLIGGMSAESTALYYARLNQLARERFGGLHSAEIVMWSVDFAPVAEWQADGDWARAGALLADFAGRLERAGAGVIVLATNTMHKVAPEIEAAIGVPFVHIADATGEAVRRAGFSRPGLMATRFTMEEDFYVGRLAKAHGLDVIVPEAEDRAQTHRVIYDELCKGEIREASREAYQRIAERLVERGADCLILGCTEVGLLLDQSNAPAPVFDTTSIHAAEAFDVACGQKVTA, from the coding sequence ATGACACCGATCGGCCTCATCGGCGGGATGAGTGCGGAATCGACGGCGCTCTACTATGCGCGGCTGAATCAGCTGGCGCGCGAGCGGTTCGGCGGTCTGCATTCCGCCGAGATCGTCATGTGGTCGGTGGACTTCGCGCCGGTGGCGGAGTGGCAGGCGGATGGCGACTGGGCGCGGGCAGGGGCTCTGCTCGCCGACTTCGCCGGCCGGCTCGAACGGGCCGGGGCGGGGGTGATCGTCCTGGCCACGAACACGATGCACAAGGTCGCCCCGGAAATCGAGGCGGCCATCGGCGTGCCGTTCGTACACATCGCCGATGCGACGGGCGAGGCGGTCCGGCGCGCCGGATTCAGCCGTCCTGGCCTGATGGCGACCCGGTTCACCATGGAAGAAGACTTCTATGTCGGACGGCTGGCGAAGGCCCATGGGCTTGACGTCATCGTCCCGGAGGCCGAAGACCGCGCACAAACGCATCGCGTCATCTATGACGAGCTGTGCAAGGGCGAGATCCGGGAGGCTTCCCGCGAAGCCTATCAGCGGATCGCGGAGCGGCTCGTGGAGCGCGGGGCCGACTGCCTGATTCTCGGCTGCACGGAAGTCGGACTGCTGCTCGACCAGTCGAACGCGCCGGCTCCGGTTTTCGACACGACATCCATTCATGCGGCTGAGGCATTCGATGTCGCATGCGGCCAAAAGGTGACGGCATGA
- a CDS encoding pentapeptide repeat-containing protein translates to MEIHEVRDELSVKNAIVSNSVFDDVNMSNTCFTNVNLSVAKITRVNLTNARIADANLSNATFSDVNLSNVRIEDAQIAGMQINGVLVSDLFAAFAGHSDGGFSAATNEGN, encoded by the coding sequence ATGGAGATCCACGAGGTCCGTGACGAACTCAGCGTCAAGAACGCGATCGTTTCGAACTCTGTGTTCGACGACGTCAACATGTCGAACACCTGCTTCACCAACGTCAATCTGTCGGTGGCGAAGATCACGCGCGTAAACCTGACCAACGCCCGGATTGCGGACGCGAACCTCTCGAACGCGACGTTCTCGGACGTCAATCTGAGCAACGTCCGGATCGAGGACGCTCAAATTGCGGGCATGCAGATCAATGGCGTGCTGGTGAGCGATCTGTTCGCGGCCTTTGCCGGACACAGCGACGGCGGTTTTTCCGCCGCGACGAACGAGGGAAACTGA
- a CDS encoding NADH-quinone oxidoreductase subunit J encodes MILQTIFFYIFAAVTVASAFMVISSRNPVHSVLFLILAFFNSAGLFLLLGAEFLAMILVVVYVGAVAVLFLFVVMMLDVDFAELRQGALQYLPVGGLIGLVLLIELLLVLGSWVIAPDVSAQATAPIPPISETTNIAAIGDLLYTRFVYFFQAAGLILLVAMIGAIVLTLRHKEGVKRQDISQQVARTREQAVEIKKVPSRTGI; translated from the coding sequence ATGATCCTTCAGACAATCTTCTTCTATATTTTCGCCGCTGTGACCGTCGCGTCCGCCTTCATGGTGATCTCGTCGCGCAACCCGGTCCATTCGGTGCTGTTCCTGATTCTCGCCTTCTTCAACTCGGCCGGGCTGTTCCTGCTTCTGGGGGCCGAGTTCCTGGCGATGATCCTTGTGGTCGTCTACGTCGGTGCCGTCGCGGTCCTGTTCCTGTTCGTGGTCATGATGCTCGATGTGGACTTCGCCGAACTCCGGCAGGGTGCACTTCAGTATCTGCCGGTTGGCGGGCTGATCGGCCTCGTTCTGCTGATCGAGCTGCTGCTCGTGCTGGGGTCGTGGGTGATCGCGCCCGACGTGTCGGCCCAGGCGACGGCGCCGATCCCGCCGATCTCCGAGACCACCAATATTGCGGCGATCGGCGACCTCCTCTACACCCGCTTCGTATACTTCTTCCAAGCTGCTGGGCTGATCCTGCTCGTCGCGATGATCGGCGCCATCGTTCTGACGCTGCGCCACAAGGAAGGCGTCAAGCGGCAGGACATCAGTCAGCAAGTTGCACGCACGCGTGAACAGGCGGTCGAGATCAAGAAGGTTCCCTCCCGTACGGGAATCTGA
- a CDS encoding GFA family protein, with the protein METAVGHTGGCACGAIRFSAETDPVWAAYCHCSDCRQATGAPVTLWVGFRAAEVTWTGAPQSRPGSAGGTRREWCGRCGSPIGYRDPTIPDDEIYLAIGTFDAPDRITPEAHAFWSTKLPYVTFDDGLPRHETFSRARKAAVN; encoded by the coding sequence ATGGAAACGGCGGTCGGACATACGGGCGGCTGTGCCTGCGGCGCCATCCGGTTTTCCGCGGAAACGGATCCGGTGTGGGCCGCCTATTGCCACTGCTCCGACTGCCGGCAGGCAACCGGTGCGCCGGTTACGCTCTGGGTCGGGTTCCGCGCTGCGGAGGTGACCTGGACGGGCGCACCTCAGTCGCGACCCGGGTCTGCGGGCGGCACGCGGCGGGAATGGTGCGGTCGATGCGGGTCGCCGATCGGCTACCGGGATCCGACCATTCCCGATGACGAGATCTATCTGGCGATCGGGACCTTTGACGCTCCCGATCGGATCACGCCGGAGGCACATGCGTTCTGGAGCACGAAGCTTCCGTACGTGACGTTCGACGATGGCCTTCCGCGCCACGAGACGTTTTCGCGGGCCCGCAAGGCCGCTGTGAACTGA
- the nuoF gene encoding NADH-quinone oxidoreductase subunit NuoF: MLADKDRIFTNLYGFHDWGLEGARKRGQWHRTKEFVDNGREWIVEQMKASNLRGRGGAGFPTGLKWSFMPKEVDPQRPHYVVVNADESEPGTCKDREIMRHDPHLLIEGCLIAGVAMGAHTAFIYVRGEFIREREHLQAAVDQAYEARLIGKNNVHGWDMDILVHHGAGAYICGEETALLESLEGKKGQPRLKPPFPANVGVYGCPSTVNNVESIAVAPEILRRGPSWFAGLGKPNNAGTKLFCISGHVERPCTVEEEMGIPFRELVEKHCGGIRGGWDNLLAIIPGGSSVPCLPASECQDLPMDFDTLRDKKSGLGTAAVIVMDRSTDIVKAIARLAHFYKHESCGQCTPCREGTGWMWRVMERLVEGRADPAEIDMLLEVTKQVEGHTICALGDAAAWPIQGLIRHFRPEIENRIAKRRAADAGRPAVAAE, translated from the coding sequence ATGCTCGCCGACAAGGACCGCATCTTCACCAATCTCTATGGCTTCCACGACTGGGGCCTGGAAGGCGCGCGCAAGCGTGGCCAGTGGCATCGCACGAAGGAATTCGTGGACAACGGCCGCGAGTGGATCGTCGAACAGATGAAGGCGTCCAATCTGCGCGGGCGCGGCGGCGCGGGCTTCCCGACCGGCCTGAAATGGTCGTTCATGCCCAAGGAAGTCGATCCGCAGCGGCCGCACTACGTGGTGGTCAACGCCGACGAATCCGAGCCGGGAACCTGCAAGGACCGGGAGATCATGCGGCACGATCCGCATCTCCTGATCGAGGGCTGCCTGATCGCCGGCGTGGCGATGGGCGCGCATACCGCCTTCATCTATGTGCGCGGCGAGTTCATCCGCGAACGCGAGCACCTGCAGGCGGCCGTCGACCAGGCCTACGAGGCCCGGCTGATCGGCAAGAACAACGTCCACGGCTGGGACATGGACATCCTCGTCCACCACGGTGCCGGGGCGTATATCTGCGGCGAGGAGACGGCGCTTCTGGAAAGCCTGGAAGGCAAGAAGGGCCAGCCCCGCCTGAAGCCGCCGTTCCCGGCGAATGTCGGCGTCTACGGCTGCCCGTCCACGGTGAACAACGTGGAATCGATTGCGGTTGCGCCGGAAATCCTGCGGCGCGGCCCGTCCTGGTTCGCCGGTCTCGGCAAGCCGAACAATGCCGGCACCAAGCTCTTCTGCATCTCCGGCCATGTCGAGCGGCCGTGCACGGTGGAAGAGGAGATGGGCATTCCCTTCCGCGAACTCGTGGAGAAGCACTGCGGCGGCATCCGGGGCGGTTGGGACAACCTGCTCGCGATCATTCCGGGCGGCTCGTCGGTTCCGTGCCTGCCGGCGTCGGAATGCCAGGACCTGCCGATGGACTTCGACACGCTGCGCGACAAGAAGTCGGGCCTCGGCACGGCCGCGGTCATCGTCATGGACCGGTCGACCGACATCGTGAAGGCGATCGCCCGTCTGGCGCACTTCTACAAGCACGAATCGTGCGGCCAGTGCACGCCGTGCCGCGAAGGCACCGGCTGGATGTGGCGGGTGATGGAGCGCCTGGTCGAGGGCCGCGCCGACCCGGCCGAGATCGACATGCTCCTGGAGGTGACCAAGCAGGTCGAGGGCCACACCATCTGCGCCCTCGGCGATGCGGCGGCGTGGCCGATCCAGGGCCTGATCCGGCATTTCCGCCCCGAGATCGAGAACCGTATTGCCAAGCGGCGCGCCGCCGATGCCGGCCGCCCGGCCGTTGCGGCGGAGTAG
- the nuoG gene encoding NADH-quinone oxidoreductase subunit NuoG: MAKLIVDGSEIEVPDHFTLLQACEEAGAEVPRFCFHDRLSIAGNCRMCLVEVVGGPPKPVASCAMGVRDLRPGKDGSPPQVNTRTPFVKKAREGVMEFLLINHPLDCPICDQGGECDLQDQAMAYGVSGSRFHENKRAVEDKYIGPLVKTIMTRCIHCTRCVRFTTEVAGVPDLGAIGRGEDMEITTYLEHAMGSELQGNVIDLCPVGALTSRPYAFKARPWELSKTESIDVMDALGSAIRVDCRGREVMRVMPRLNEAVNEEWISDKTRFIWDGLRTQRLDRPYVKKDGRLTPASWNEAFAAIAEKAKASAPEKMAAIGGDLASTEELFALKDLMDRLGVANVDARQDGTKLDPAMGRASYLFNTTIEGIEGCDALLIVGANPRWEAAILNARIRKRWRMGPLPVGVIGERPDLTYDYEYLGAGPDTLKEIADGTHSFAEILKSAQNPVILIGQGALTRPDGAAVLSLAAKAADAVGAVSDTWNGFSVLHTAASRVGGLDVGCVPGEGGKDVAGILDAASAGDLDLVFLMGADEIDMSRLGNAFVVYVGTHGDAGAHRADVILPGAAYTEKPGTWVNTEGRPQRSNRAAFPPGDAREDWAILRALSPHLGQQLPYDSLGQLRAAMVEKHPHLGDVDAIEPADIAALKSLADVGGTVDSAPFASPITDFYLTNPITRASAVMAECSALARERTSVEAAE; encoded by the coding sequence ATGGCCAAGCTGATCGTCGACGGATCCGAGATCGAAGTTCCGGATCACTTCACGCTCCTGCAGGCCTGCGAGGAGGCGGGTGCCGAGGTACCGCGCTTCTGTTTCCATGACCGGCTTTCGATCGCCGGTAACTGCCGCATGTGCCTCGTCGAGGTCGTCGGCGGTCCGCCGAAGCCGGTGGCGTCTTGCGCCATGGGCGTGCGCGATCTGCGCCCCGGCAAGGACGGGTCTCCGCCCCAGGTGAACACCCGCACGCCCTTCGTGAAGAAGGCGCGCGAAGGGGTGATGGAATTCCTGCTGATCAATCACCCGCTGGATTGCCCGATCTGCGACCAGGGTGGCGAGTGCGACCTGCAGGACCAGGCGATGGCCTACGGCGTCTCCGGCTCGCGCTTCCACGAGAACAAGCGCGCCGTCGAGGACAAATATATCGGCCCGCTGGTCAAGACGATCATGACCCGGTGCATCCACTGCACCCGCTGCGTGCGCTTCACGACCGAGGTGGCCGGCGTGCCGGATCTCGGTGCGATCGGGCGCGGCGAGGACATGGAGATCACCACCTATCTCGAGCACGCGATGGGCTCGGAGCTGCAGGGCAACGTGATCGATCTGTGCCCGGTCGGCGCCCTGACCTCGCGCCCCTATGCCTTCAAGGCGCGCCCCTGGGAGCTGTCCAAGACCGAATCCATCGACGTGATGGACGCGCTCGGCTCGGCGATCCGTGTCGACTGCCGCGGGCGCGAAGTGATGCGCGTCATGCCGCGTCTCAACGAGGCGGTGAACGAGGAGTGGATCTCCGACAAGACCCGCTTCATCTGGGACGGCCTCAGGACGCAGCGGCTCGATCGGCCCTACGTCAAGAAGGACGGACGGCTGACGCCGGCGAGCTGGAACGAGGCGTTCGCTGCAATCGCGGAGAAGGCCAAGGCGAGCGCGCCGGAGAAGATGGCAGCGATCGGCGGCGATCTGGCTTCGACGGAAGAGCTGTTCGCGCTGAAGGACCTGATGGACCGGCTCGGCGTTGCGAACGTCGATGCGCGCCAGGACGGGACGAAGCTCGATCCGGCCATGGGCCGCGCAAGCTACCTGTTCAACACGACCATCGAAGGTATCGAGGGCTGCGACGCGCTGCTGATCGTCGGCGCCAACCCGCGCTGGGAGGCCGCGATTCTCAACGCGCGGATCCGCAAGCGCTGGCGGATGGGCCCGCTGCCGGTCGGCGTCATCGGCGAGCGTCCGGACCTCACCTACGACTACGAATATCTCGGGGCCGGCCCGGACACACTCAAGGAAATCGCTGACGGGACCCATTCCTTCGCCGAGATCCTGAAGTCCGCGCAGAACCCGGTCATCCTGATCGGCCAGGGCGCTCTGACCCGTCCCGACGGGGCGGCGGTGCTGTCGCTCGCGGCCAAGGCGGCGGATGCCGTCGGTGCGGTCAGCGACACGTGGAACGGGTTTTCCGTCCTGCATACGGCGGCGTCCCGCGTTGGCGGCCTCGATGTCGGCTGCGTGCCGGGCGAGGGCGGCAAGGACGTCGCGGGCATCCTGGACGCGGCCAGTGCCGGCGATCTCGACCTGGTGTTCCTGATGGGCGCCGACGAGATAGACATGTCGCGGCTCGGCAATGCGTTCGTCGTCTATGTGGGCACCCATGGCGATGCCGGCGCCCACCGGGCCGACGTCATCCTGCCGGGTGCGGCCTACACCGAGAAGCCGGGCACCTGGGTGAACACCGAAGGGCGGCCGCAGCGCTCTAACCGGGCTGCGTTCCCGCCTGGTGACGCGCGCGAGGACTGGGCGATCCTTCGGGCCCTGTCGCCGCATCTTGGCCAGCAGCTGCCCTACGATTCCCTGGGCCAGTTGCGCGCGGCCATGGTGGAGAAGCATCCGCACCTGGGCGACGTCGATGCCATTGAGCCGGCGGACATCGCTGCGCTGAAATCGCTTGCCGATGTCGGCGGGACTGTCGACAGCGCGCCGTTCGCCTCTCCGATCACCGATTTCTATCTGACCAATCCGATCACGCGCGCCTCGGCCGTCATGGCCGAATGCTCCGCGCTGGCGCGCGAGCGGACGTCGGTCGAGGCGGCGGAGTAG
- the nuoI gene encoding NADH-quinone oxidoreductase subunit NuoI translates to MAALDRAAKSMLLSEFVSAFFLSMRYFFKPKSTLNYPFEKGPISPRFRGEHALRRYPNGQERCIACKLCEAICPAQAITIEAGPRRNDGTRRTTRYDIDMVKCIYCGFCQEACPVDAIVEGPNFEFATETREELYYDKERLLANGDRWEREIARNIAQDAPFR, encoded by the coding sequence ATGGCAGCCCTGGACCGTGCAGCGAAGTCGATGCTGCTGTCGGAGTTCGTATCGGCGTTCTTTCTGTCGATGCGCTACTTCTTCAAGCCGAAGTCGACGCTGAACTATCCCTTCGAGAAGGGGCCGATCTCGCCGCGCTTTCGCGGGGAGCATGCCCTGCGCCGCTATCCCAACGGCCAGGAGCGGTGCATCGCGTGCAAGCTCTGCGAGGCAATCTGTCCGGCCCAGGCGATCACCATCGAGGCGGGGCCGCGGCGCAACGACGGAACGCGCCGCACCACCCGCTACGACATCGACATGGTGAAGTGCATCTACTGCGGCTTCTGCCAGGAGGCGTGTCCGGTGGACGCCATCGTGGAAGGGCCGAACTTCGAATTCGCCACCGAAACGCGCGAGGAGCTCTACTACGACAAGGAGCGCCTGCTTGCGAACGGCGACCGCTGGGAGCGAGAAATCGCACGCAATATCGCACAGGACGCACCGTTCCGGTGA
- a CDS encoding GFA family protein: protein MTEAKSGGCCCGAVRFTARVKGGHMDACHCTTCRQWSAGPFMGVEVSDLVIEKDTGLGVWESSEWAERLFCKLCGSSFGYRTRDGSFVTLSAFAFDEPLSEPLGVEVYIDSKPATYAFAGETKKMTGAELMAMFGGN from the coding sequence GTGACCGAGGCAAAGTCTGGCGGATGCTGCTGCGGCGCGGTGCGCTTCACCGCGCGCGTGAAGGGCGGCCACATGGACGCCTGCCATTGCACGACCTGCCGGCAGTGGTCGGCAGGCCCGTTCATGGGCGTTGAAGTCAGCGATCTCGTGATCGAGAAGGACACCGGTCTCGGCGTCTGGGAATCGTCGGAGTGGGCCGAGCGCCTGTTCTGCAAGCTGTGCGGCAGCTCGTTCGGCTACCGCACGAGGGATGGCAGCTTCGTCACGCTGTCCGCGTTCGCATTCGATGAGCCGCTGTCGGAGCCGCTCGGCGTGGAGGTCTATATCGACTCCAAGCCGGCGACCTATGCGTTCGCCGGCGAGACGAAGAAAATGACCGGCGCCGAGCTCATGGCGATGTTCGGAGGAAACTGA
- a CDS encoding NADH-quinone oxidoreductase subunit D, producing the protein MAEAQVRNFNINFGPQHPAAHGVLRLVLELDGEVVTRVDPHIGLLHRGTEKLIEHKTYLQAVPYFDRLDYVAPMNQEHAFCLAAEKLLDITVPPRGQLIRVLYSEIGRLLSHLLNVTTQAMDVGALTPPLWGFEEREKLMVFYERASGSRMHAAYFRPGGVHQDLPQQLIDDIYAFCDPFLKVCDDIEGLLTENRIFKQRNVDIGVVTLEECWANGMSGVMVRGSGAAWDLRKSQPYECYEDLEFDIPIGKNGDCYDRYLIRMEEMRQSVSIMKQCCEKLGATTGPVHSRDGKVVPPTRGEMKRSMEALIHHFKLYTEGYHVPEGEVYAAVEAPKGEFGVYLVSDGTNKPYRCKIRAPGFVHLQAMDMVCSGHLLADVSAVLGSLDVVFGEVDR; encoded by the coding sequence ATGGCCGAAGCTCAGGTCCGCAATTTCAACATCAACTTCGGCCCGCAGCATCCGGCTGCGCACGGCGTGCTGCGTCTCGTCCTGGAACTGGACGGCGAGGTGGTGACCCGCGTGGATCCGCACATCGGGCTGCTCCATCGCGGCACCGAGAAGCTCATCGAGCACAAGACCTACCTGCAGGCGGTGCCCTATTTCGATCGGCTCGACTACGTGGCGCCGATGAACCAGGAGCACGCCTTCTGTCTGGCCGCCGAAAAGCTTCTGGACATCACCGTGCCGCCGCGCGGCCAGCTGATCCGGGTGCTCTACTCCGAGATCGGACGTCTCCTGTCGCATCTTCTGAACGTCACCACGCAGGCGATGGACGTGGGCGCGCTCACGCCGCCGCTGTGGGGCTTCGAAGAGCGCGAGAAGCTGATGGTGTTCTACGAGCGTGCCTCGGGAAGCCGCATGCATGCGGCCTATTTTCGCCCCGGCGGTGTGCATCAGGATCTGCCGCAGCAGCTCATCGACGACATCTACGCGTTCTGCGATCCGTTCCTGAAGGTCTGCGACGACATCGAAGGCCTGCTGACGGAGAACCGGATCTTCAAGCAGCGCAACGTCGATATCGGCGTCGTGACGCTCGAGGAATGCTGGGCGAACGGCATGTCCGGCGTGATGGTGCGCGGCTCGGGAGCGGCCTGGGACCTGCGCAAGTCGCAGCCCTACGAGTGCTACGAGGATCTCGAGTTCGATATCCCGATCGGCAAGAACGGCGACTGCTACGACCGCTATCTCATCCGCATGGAAGAGATGCGCCAGTCGGTCTCGATCATGAAGCAGTGCTGCGAGAAACTCGGCGCGACGACCGGCCCTGTTCACAGCCGGGACGGCAAGGTTGTGCCGCCGACGCGCGGCGAGATGAAGCGCTCGATGGAAGCGCTGATCCATCACTTCAAGCTCTATACCGAAGGCTATCACGTGCCGGAAGGCGAGGTGTACGCCGCCGTGGAAGCGCCCAAGGGCGAGTTCGGCGTCTATCTGGTCTCCGACGGAACCAACAAGCCCTATCGCTGCAAGATCCGCGCCCCCGGGTTCGTGCACCTGCAGGCGATGGATATGGTCTGTTCGGGTCATCTGCTCGCCGACGTCTCGGCGGTGCTGGGCTCGCTTGACGTGGTGTTCGGCGAAGTCGACCGCTGA
- the nuoK gene encoding NADH-quinone oxidoreductase subunit NuoK — protein sequence MAVGLAHYLTVAAILFTLGVFGIFLNRRNVIVILMAIELILLSVNLNFIAFSAFLGDLVGQVFALFVLTVAAAEAAIGLAILVVFFRNRGSIAVQDINAMKG from the coding sequence ATGGCGGTCGGTCTGGCGCACTATCTCACGGTTGCGGCGATCCTGTTCACCCTCGGGGTGTTCGGCATCTTCCTCAATCGCAGGAACGTCATCGTCATCCTGATGGCGATCGAGCTCATCCTGCTTTCGGTCAACCTCAACTTCATCGCCTTTTCCGCTTTCCTCGGCGATCTGGTCGGGCAGGTGTTCGCCCTGTTCGTTCTGACCGTGGCCGCGGCGGAGGCTGCGATCGGGCTCGCCATCCTGGTCGTCTTCTTCCGCAACCGCGGCTCGATCGCGGTGCAAGACATCAACGCCATGAAGGGCTGA
- the nuoH gene encoding NADH-quinone oxidoreductase subunit NuoH gives MSDFWSTYFIPFLIMLGQSLLLLVLLLVIIAYILLADRKIWAAVQMRRGPNVVGAYGLLQSFADLGKFALKEPVVPAGSDKTVFLLAPLVTVILSMAAWAVVPVAEGWVIADINVGILYIFAISSLGVYGVIMGGWASNSKYPFLGALRSAAQMVSYEVSIGFVIITVLLCVGSLNLTEIVASQQTGLATMLGLPWLSILNWYWLPLFPMFVVFFISALAETNRPPFDLPEAESELVAGFMVEYGSIPYMMFMLGEYVSIALMCALMTILFMGGWLPPIDVAPFTWIPGVIWFALKCLLVFFMFAMVKAMVPRYRYDQLMRLGWKVFLPISLVAVVVVALVLKLTGWYA, from the coding sequence ATGAGCGACTTCTGGTCGACCTATTTCATTCCGTTCTTGATCATGCTCGGCCAGAGCCTGCTGCTGCTGGTGCTCCTGCTCGTGATCATCGCGTACATCCTGCTGGCGGACCGCAAGATCTGGGCCGCCGTCCAGATGCGGCGCGGCCCGAACGTGGTCGGCGCCTACGGCCTGTTGCAGTCGTTCGCCGACCTGGGCAAGTTCGCCCTGAAGGAGCCGGTCGTGCCGGCCGGGTCCGACAAGACGGTCTTCCTTCTCGCGCCGCTGGTCACCGTAATCCTGTCGATGGCCGCGTGGGCCGTCGTTCCGGTCGCCGAAGGCTGGGTGATCGCCGACATCAATGTCGGCATCCTCTACATTTTCGCGATTTCCTCGCTGGGCGTGTACGGCGTCATCATGGGCGGCTGGGCGTCCAACTCGAAATACCCGTTCCTCGGCGCGCTCCGCTCGGCGGCCCAGATGGTCTCCTACGAGGTCTCCATCGGCTTCGTGATCATCACGGTGCTCCTGTGTGTCGGCTCGCTGAACCTGACGGAGATCGTGGCCTCCCAGCAGACCGGGCTGGCAACCATGCTCGGCCTGCCGTGGCTGTCGATCCTGAACTGGTACTGGCTGCCGCTGTTCCCGATGTTCGTGGTGTTCTTCATCTCCGCGCTGGCCGAGACGAACCGGCCGCCGTTCGACCTGCCGGAAGCGGAATCGGAACTCGTTGCCGGCTTCATGGTCGAGTACGGCTCGATCCCGTACATGATGTTCATGCTCGGTGAGTACGTCTCCATCGCGCTGATGTGCGCGCTGATGACGATCCTGTTCATGGGCGGCTGGCTCCCCCCGATCGACGTTGCGCCGTTCACCTGGATCCCGGGTGTCATCTGGTTCGCACTGAAGTGCCTGCTGGTCTTCTTCATGTTCGCCATGGTGAAGGCGATGGTGCCCCGCTACCGCTACGACCAGCTGATGCGGCTCGGCTGGAAGGTCTTCCTGCCGATCTCGCTGGTTGCGGTCGTCGTGGTCGCGCTGGTGCTGAAGCTGACGGGTTGGTACGCCTGA
- the nuoE gene encoding NADH-quinone oxidoreductase subunit NuoE encodes MAVRRLAEVQPDSFSFTPENLEWAKKTIAKYPEGRQASAVVPLLWRAQEQHGWLPEPAIRLVADMLDMPYIRVLENATFYTMFQLKPVGTTAHIQVCGTTPCQLRGAEELVAICKRRINGHAFEVSEDGRFSWEEVECLGACVNAPMVQVGPDTFEDLTPETFEALIDGYAAGKPPEPGPQSDRKSSEPVTGATSLTDPALYDGSRYRDDTSKTSAAADPEADTSVDPSSPEAAGKQKGRPQGEDDAEAAAARKSGLATSDEKGAPSTSTVHAADQERSETGPDPEAPPKVKAQQETPEQAAEADADRREKKLATLPTDASPEDRADAVGTKPELRSAEAGETDDLQQINGIGPKIESTLKDLGIHEFGQIADWTPDNVAWVETYLKFKGRVEREDWIEQAKTLAAKKTDKES; translated from the coding sequence ATGGCCGTTCGTCGTCTCGCCGAAGTGCAGCCCGACAGTTTCTCGTTTACGCCCGAGAACCTGGAATGGGCCAAGAAGACGATCGCGAAGTATCCGGAAGGCCGGCAAGCTTCTGCGGTGGTTCCGCTGCTCTGGCGCGCCCAGGAGCAGCACGGCTGGCTTCCTGAGCCGGCGATCCGTCTGGTCGCCGACATGCTGGACATGCCGTATATCCGCGTTCTGGAGAACGCCACGTTCTACACCATGTTCCAGCTGAAGCCGGTGGGCACCACGGCGCACATCCAGGTGTGCGGCACCACGCCGTGCCAGCTGCGCGGCGCGGAAGAGCTGGTGGCGATCTGCAAGCGCCGGATCAACGGTCATGCGTTCGAGGTCTCGGAGGACGGCCGGTTCTCGTGGGAGGAGGTCGAGTGCCTCGGGGCCTGCGTCAACGCGCCGATGGTCCAGGTCGGTCCCGACACGTTCGAGGATCTGACGCCGGAAACGTTCGAGGCGCTCATCGACGGCTATGCCGCCGGCAAACCGCCTGAGCCCGGCCCCCAGAGCGACCGCAAGTCGTCAGAGCCGGTCACGGGGGCGACCTCGCTGACCGATCCCGCGCTCTACGACGGCAGCCGGTATCGGGACGACACGTCGAAGACGTCCGCTGCGGCAGACCCGGAAGCAGACACGTCGGTCGATCCGTCGTCGCCAGAGGCTGCCGGCAAACAGAAGGGGCGGCCTCAGGGCGAGGACGACGCCGAGGCGGCGGCTGCGCGGAAATCCGGTCTGGCCACGAGCGACGAGAAGGGCGCGCCGTCCACCTCCACGGTCCATGCGGCCGATCAGGAGCGATCGGAGACCGGACCCGATCCGGAAGCGCCGCCGAAGGTCAAGGCTCAGCAGGAAACGCCGGAGCAGGCCGCGGAGGCCGATGCCGACCGTCGCGAGAAGAAGCTGGCCACGCTTCCCACCGACGCCAGCCCCGAAGACCGCGCGGACGCTGTCGGCACGAAGCCGGAACTCCGCTCCGCGGAGGCGGGCGAAACCGACGATCTGCAGCAGATCAACGGCATCGGCCCGAAGATCGAAAGCACGCTGAAAGACCTCGGTATCCACGAGTTCGGACAGATCGCGGACTGGACGCCGGACAACGTGGCCTGGGTCGAGACCTACCTGAAGTTCAAGGGTCGCGTTGAGCGCGAGGATTGGATCGAGCAGGCCAAGACGCTCGCCGCCAAGAAGACCGACAAGGAGAGCTGA